A genomic segment from Sorangium aterium encodes:
- a CDS encoding VWA domain-containing protein, with translation MVAGALPALYVGLVWCGLLPDAYLRLARPWGALLALGATSFIALRYLALALASAHARRQGAWRSRLGDLLAPFAAFAAAMAAAGPELGRPLDRLTVLVAIDRSRSIDLVPSADRRVAQELSVAELGMREDDRIATIAFAAGAATEDPPRPRSQLAAPQRVALGRDGTDLAAGIRRALAEVPPDSAARVVLLSDGVATRGDTMAAAAAAVAAGLPVDVIPLEQRLVPDVRVVALRAPARADEGEALDLRLVTSSPSPAEVEIRLRRDGELIARTEASIAAGEDVLRIREKAPGPGLHRYDVEITAKDPRLDESAEDNAASAFLRVRGAAAALVLEGDAGQGAFIARALADGAFRVDEGGLSRVPADLGELAGYDVVVLSDIRASDLSPGQIDALASYVRDLGGGLILMGGDRSMGPGGYARTPLEEISPVAFDLKQERRRASLAEVIGIDISGSMAATAGAHTKLELANEAAARSASLLGAGDRLGVAHVDTAVRWSVPLGPVTNGAAIDKAIRAVGPGGGGIYVDITLEAAYQALDRDTSSLKHVLLFADGSDAENMGPCRAMVEAAMRRGTTTSVVALGQGNDVPELEALSRIGGGRFYLVEDATRLPAVFTQETIMAAKSAIVEEPFRVALGAPSSITAGVPFGEAPALGGYVVTVPKSRSTVLLSGPEGDPVLAVWSAGLGRAAAFTSDLKGRWGAAWTRWPGAARMIAQAARDVTRKEEDPRVRLEADASGGELSVRASVIGDDGRAQSFRRLVVHVAGPDGFSRELPLEATGAGAYTAKLPLSRPGTYVAVARDELTGEAVGTTGAAMTAGEELRPTGSDLSLLGRIAEFTGGKRRDTLAGIFEDRASKRFAYRNATPSLVFFAALALLLAVAARRLALPEAAAAWIARAGERLRAARWEAATEPAGAGATVGALLSARERGRAQREGTEAGPKLRDDGRGEGAQASPAPRAGERGDGAQAGAMPGRTAPLAGTMPGRTAPPAGAPGRQPGSAASGPQPGSWPRPEPAVGPQPAPPGGGHATGAGGAAPEGRPLTAAEKILARRRGRR, from the coding sequence ATGGTGGCTGGCGCCCTGCCGGCGCTCTACGTGGGCCTCGTCTGGTGCGGCCTGCTCCCGGACGCCTATCTGCGGCTCGCGCGGCCCTGGGGCGCGCTGCTCGCGCTGGGCGCCACGTCGTTCATCGCGCTCCGGTACCTCGCGCTCGCGCTCGCCTCGGCGCACGCTCGCCGGCAGGGGGCGTGGCGCTCGCGGCTCGGCGACCTCCTCGCCCCCTTCGCCGCGTTCGCCGCAGCCATGGCCGCGGCCGGGCCAGAGCTTGGCCGGCCACTCGACCGGCTCACCGTCCTGGTCGCAATCGATCGCAGCCGCTCGATCGACCTCGTGCCGAGCGCCGATCGGCGCGTCGCGCAGGAGCTCTCCGTCGCCGAGCTCGGTATGCGCGAGGACGATCGGATCGCCACCATCGCGTTCGCCGCGGGCGCGGCGACCGAGGATCCGCCGCGCCCGCGCTCGCAGCTCGCGGCGCCGCAGCGGGTCGCGCTCGGCCGCGATGGGACGGACCTCGCCGCCGGCATCCGGCGCGCGCTCGCCGAGGTGCCGCCGGACTCCGCGGCGCGCGTCGTGCTGCTCAGCGACGGCGTCGCGACCCGCGGCGACACGATGGCCGCGGCCGCCGCCGCCGTCGCCGCCGGCCTCCCTGTCGACGTGATCCCGCTGGAGCAGCGGCTCGTCCCCGACGTCCGCGTGGTCGCCCTCCGCGCGCCCGCGCGGGCCGACGAGGGCGAGGCGCTCGATCTGCGGCTCGTCACCTCGTCGCCGTCCCCGGCCGAGGTCGAGATCCGCCTCCGCCGCGACGGCGAGCTCATCGCCCGCACCGAGGCCTCGATCGCCGCGGGAGAAGACGTGCTGCGCATCCGGGAGAAGGCGCCGGGGCCCGGGCTGCACCGCTACGACGTCGAGATCACCGCGAAGGATCCGAGGCTCGACGAGTCCGCCGAGGACAACGCGGCGAGCGCGTTCCTGCGCGTCCGCGGGGCCGCGGCGGCCCTCGTGCTGGAGGGCGACGCCGGGCAGGGCGCGTTCATCGCGCGGGCGCTCGCGGACGGCGCGTTCCGCGTGGACGAGGGCGGCCTGAGCCGCGTCCCCGCCGATCTCGGGGAGCTCGCCGGCTACGACGTCGTGGTGCTCAGCGACATCCGCGCGTCGGATCTCTCGCCTGGCCAGATCGACGCGCTCGCGAGCTACGTCCGCGATCTCGGCGGCGGGCTCATCCTGATGGGCGGCGATCGGAGCATGGGGCCGGGCGGCTATGCGCGGACGCCGCTCGAGGAGATCTCGCCCGTCGCGTTCGACCTGAAGCAGGAGCGGCGGCGGGCGAGCCTGGCCGAGGTGATCGGCATCGACATCTCTGGGTCGATGGCGGCGACCGCCGGCGCGCACACGAAGCTCGAGCTCGCCAACGAGGCCGCCGCCCGGTCGGCCTCGCTGCTCGGCGCCGGCGATCGGCTCGGCGTCGCGCACGTCGACACGGCGGTGCGGTGGAGCGTGCCGCTCGGGCCGGTCACGAACGGCGCCGCGATCGACAAGGCGATCCGCGCCGTGGGCCCGGGCGGCGGCGGCATCTACGTCGACATCACCCTCGAGGCGGCGTACCAGGCGCTCGACCGGGACACCTCGAGCCTGAAGCACGTGCTGCTCTTCGCCGACGGGTCGGACGCGGAGAACATGGGGCCGTGCCGCGCGATGGTGGAGGCGGCGATGCGCCGCGGGACGACGACGAGCGTCGTGGCGCTGGGCCAGGGCAACGACGTGCCGGAGCTCGAGGCGCTGTCGCGCATCGGCGGTGGTCGCTTCTACCTCGTCGAGGACGCCACGCGGCTGCCCGCGGTGTTCACGCAGGAGACCATCATGGCGGCGAAGAGCGCGATCGTGGAGGAGCCGTTCCGCGTGGCGCTGGGCGCGCCGTCGTCGATCACCGCCGGCGTGCCGTTCGGCGAGGCGCCGGCGCTCGGGGGCTACGTGGTGACGGTCCCCAAGAGCCGATCGACGGTGCTGCTGTCCGGGCCGGAGGGCGATCCGGTGCTCGCTGTGTGGTCGGCGGGGCTCGGCCGGGCCGCCGCGTTCACGAGCGATCTCAAGGGCCGCTGGGGCGCCGCGTGGACGCGCTGGCCCGGCGCGGCGCGGATGATCGCGCAGGCCGCGCGCGACGTGACGCGCAAGGAGGAGGATCCGCGCGTGCGCCTGGAGGCGGACGCGTCGGGCGGCGAGCTGTCGGTGCGGGCGAGCGTGATCGGCGACGACGGGCGCGCGCAGTCGTTCCGCCGGCTGGTCGTGCACGTCGCGGGGCCCGACGGCTTCTCGCGAGAGCTCCCGCTCGAGGCGACGGGCGCGGGGGCGTACACGGCGAAGCTGCCGCTCTCGCGGCCGGGGACCTACGTGGCGGTTGCGCGGGACGAGCTCACGGGGGAGGCGGTCGGGACGACGGGGGCGGCGATGACCGCCGGCGAGGAGCTGCGCCCGACGGGCAGCGATCTGTCGCTGCTCGGGCGGATCGCGGAGTTCACCGGGGGCAAGCGGCGCGACACGCTCGCGGGCATCTTCGAGGATCGGGCCTCGAAGCGCTTCGCGTACCGGAACGCGACGCCGAGCCTGGTGTTCTTCGCCGCGCTCGCGCTGCTGCTCGCGGTGGCGGCGCGGCGGCTCGCGTTGCCGGAGGCGGCGGCGGCGTGGATCGCGCGGGCGGGAGAGCGGCTCCGCGCGGCGCGGTGGGAAGCCGCCACAGAGCCGGCCGGCGCGGGTGCGACCGTGGGGGCGCTGCTGTCGGCTCGGGAGCGGGGGCGCGCGCAGCGCGAGGGCACGGAGGCGGGACCGAAGCTGCGCGATGACGGGCGCGGCGAGGGCGCGCAGGCGAGCCCGGCACCGCGCGCCGGTGAGCGCGGCGACGGAGCGCAGGCGGGGGCGATGCCAGGGAGGACAGCGCCGCTGGCAGGGACGATGCCAGGGAGGACAGCGCCGCCGGCGGGGGCGCCGGGACGTCAACCTGGGTCGGCGGCGTCGGGGCCTCAACCTGGTTCGTGGCCTCGACCTGAGCCGGCGGTGGGGCCTCAACCTGCGCCCCCGGGGGGCGGACACGCAACGGGCGCGGGCGGCGCGGCGCCGGAGGGACGACCGCTCACGGCGGCGGAGAAGATCTTGGCGCGACGTCGTGGGCGGAGGTGA
- a CDS encoding DUF58 domain-containing protein, translating to MLPSSPGPLLGASFVRELEVLQRRLEIRARSGGAGEHLARRRGGSAEFKEHRAYAPGDDMRRIDWAAYARTGEPVLKLFCAEEDVIARIVCDASASLDFGEPTKLDAARRLAAAIGYMSLARSERAQLFVAGDGIAREHAPVRGRAGLAALLRALDGVRASGGTHLARAIDAVVRQSARPGLLCVVSDFFDPGPVTAALGRAAQAGHDVAALQVVAADELEPSFEGDLTLEDAETGALVDVTLDAAALAAYAARFAGLCEALRAFARRHGATYVRARSDEPLEGAVRRFVARGVD from the coding sequence ATGCTCCCCTCGTCCCCCGGGCCGCTCCTCGGCGCGAGCTTCGTCCGCGAGCTCGAGGTGCTCCAGCGGCGGCTCGAGATCCGCGCTCGCTCCGGCGGCGCCGGCGAGCACCTCGCGCGGCGCCGCGGCGGCTCGGCCGAGTTCAAGGAGCACCGGGCGTACGCGCCCGGCGACGACATGCGGCGGATCGACTGGGCCGCCTACGCCCGCACCGGGGAGCCGGTGCTCAAGCTGTTCTGCGCCGAGGAGGACGTCATCGCCCGCATCGTCTGCGACGCGTCGGCGTCCCTCGACTTCGGGGAGCCGACGAAGCTCGACGCGGCCCGCCGGCTCGCGGCGGCGATCGGGTACATGTCGCTCGCGCGCTCCGAGCGCGCGCAGCTCTTCGTGGCGGGCGACGGCATCGCCCGCGAGCACGCGCCGGTGCGCGGGCGCGCAGGGCTCGCCGCGCTCCTCCGCGCCCTCGACGGCGTGAGGGCCTCCGGCGGGACGCACCTCGCGCGCGCCATCGACGCCGTCGTGCGGCAGAGCGCTCGGCCAGGCCTCCTCTGCGTCGTCTCCGACTTCTTCGACCCCGGCCCGGTCACCGCCGCGCTCGGGCGCGCGGCGCAGGCCGGCCACGACGTCGCGGCCCTCCAGGTCGTCGCCGCCGACGAGCTCGAGCCGAGCTTCGAGGGCGACCTGACGCTCGAGGACGCCGAGACCGGGGCGCTCGTCGACGTGACCCTGGACGCCGCGGCCCTCGCCGCCTACGCGGCCCGCTTCGCCGGCCTGTGCGAGGCGCTGCGCGCCTTCGCCCGCCGCCACGGCGCGACGTACGTGCGCGCGCGGAGCGACGAGCCGCTCGAGGGCGCCGTCCGCCGCTTCGTCGCGAGGGGCGTCGACTGA
- a CDS encoding zinc-dependent alcohol dehydrogenase: MKALVFHKPSDVRIEDVPDPRIEEPTDVIVRVTATAICGSDLHIYNGFFPQAKPMVLGHEFMGVVEEVGPQVTKLRKGDRVVVPFPIACGRCFFCQAELPGHCESSNPKHYGPEGGTLEGKGGALFGYTDLYGGYNGGQAEYVRVPYADVGPRKVPERLTDEEVLFTTDILPTGWTAIEWAELKGGETVAVFGCGPVGLATMKCAWLRGAARVIGVDREEYRLTKAREIAKAETVNVDKVDAVEAIRAMTGGRGADVCVDAVGMEAHRGLLEKASSALHGQVGTISALRLALSAVRRGGVVPVVGVYGVPYDNFPLGQIFDKGLRLQAGQAPAHNYIDRILKHIEDGHLRADDIITHRLPLSRAPQGYEIFNKKLDDCVKVVLKP; this comes from the coding sequence GTGAAGGCCCTGGTTTTCCACAAACCTTCGGACGTCCGCATCGAGGACGTCCCGGATCCCCGGATCGAGGAGCCCACCGACGTCATCGTGCGCGTCACCGCGACAGCGATCTGCGGCTCGGATCTGCACATCTACAACGGCTTCTTCCCCCAGGCGAAGCCCATGGTGCTTGGCCATGAGTTCATGGGCGTCGTCGAGGAGGTCGGCCCGCAGGTCACGAAGCTGCGGAAGGGCGACAGGGTCGTTGTCCCGTTCCCCATCGCGTGCGGGCGTTGCTTCTTCTGTCAGGCGGAGCTGCCCGGCCATTGCGAGAGCTCCAATCCCAAGCACTACGGACCCGAGGGCGGCACCCTCGAGGGCAAGGGCGGCGCTCTCTTCGGGTACACGGACCTCTACGGCGGTTACAACGGGGGGCAGGCCGAGTACGTGCGCGTCCCTTACGCCGACGTCGGACCACGGAAGGTGCCTGAGCGCCTCACCGACGAGGAGGTCCTGTTCACGACCGACATCCTCCCCACCGGGTGGACGGCGATCGAGTGGGCCGAGCTCAAGGGTGGAGAGACGGTCGCCGTGTTCGGATGCGGGCCTGTCGGCCTCGCGACCATGAAATGCGCATGGCTCCGCGGCGCGGCGCGCGTCATCGGCGTCGATCGGGAAGAGTACCGCCTGACGAAGGCCCGCGAGATCGCCAAGGCCGAGACCGTCAACGTCGACAAGGTCGACGCCGTCGAGGCGATCCGCGCGATGACGGGCGGGCGAGGCGCGGACGTGTGCGTCGACGCGGTCGGGATGGAGGCCCACCGCGGCCTCCTCGAGAAGGCCTCCAGCGCCCTTCACGGCCAGGTCGGGACGATATCGGCCCTCCGGCTCGCCCTGAGCGCCGTGCGCCGGGGCGGGGTCGTGCCGGTCGTGGGGGTCTACGGCGTGCCCTACGACAACTTCCCGCTGGGCCAGATCTTCGACAAGGGCCTGAGGCTCCAAGCCGGCCAGGCGCCGGCGCACAACTACATCGACCGGATCCTCAAGCACATCGAGGACGGTCACCTCCGGGCGGACGACATCATCACCCACCGCCTGCCGCTCTCGCGCGCCCCGCAAGGCTACGAGATCTTCAACAAGAAGCTCGACGACTGCGTCAAGGTCGTCCTCAAGCCCTGA
- a CDS encoding vWA domain-containing protein codes for MAAPLAQASAGAPLALLSPGGLWLLALLGPLVLLYILKIKRSRRRVPSTWLWAAAQRDLMARAPFRKLIAQLPLVLQALALALLALALARPASRGRELTGDHVAIVLDTSASMSAAARGPAGEATTRIELAKQLARDLLSGLAPGSDALIVEAGRDARLVAALDRDLVRLKAAIDPIAARDVEGDLGAAVALGIDRLRQLGGARRVVAITDGNLARPASLRGASLPVEVITVGAPVDNAAIVRVDVRSGSAAVDVSGASGADGARSEQREEVQAFLVVANFGAQPRDVYVTMRQDNASDVLGSRRVLVKPGERLPVVVTFRPSPGDYRKGLVFELSPRDAMPLDDVAYGRVPAGDKLPVFLASAGTGQGGDAQGAQPGAPSGGSVWLERALASDPMTSVTSGALADLLGKPGLDPDTFVVIDGACPPDPPGGDLLIVNPPPGRCAGTLVGQTLERPTLTSWDTADPRLRFLTLDGVNLRVASSLKPEAATQELIRAQEGTIATDISTASRTGTLLGFDVGESDWPLKASFVLFVRNLIEQARAHRAHGITGPARTGEPLRVSVPATARDLQATGPAGERIEVAQRAGVAVIAETPRAGFYRLAWQGPQAGSVVVPANLTSVAESDLTPRPLVAEGGGEVAVSSAAGQPDAHVEWTWVLALAALGFVLFDVWYFTRVPLRS; via the coding sequence GTGGCCGCCCCGCTCGCACAGGCCTCCGCGGGCGCTCCGCTCGCGCTGCTCTCGCCCGGCGGCCTGTGGCTGCTCGCGCTGCTCGGCCCGCTCGTCCTGCTCTACATCCTCAAGATCAAGCGGAGCCGCCGGCGCGTCCCCTCGACGTGGCTCTGGGCCGCCGCGCAGCGCGACCTCATGGCGCGCGCGCCGTTCAGGAAGCTCATCGCGCAGCTGCCGCTCGTCCTGCAGGCGCTCGCGCTCGCGCTCCTCGCGCTCGCGCTCGCCCGCCCCGCCTCGCGTGGGCGCGAGCTCACCGGCGATCACGTGGCGATCGTCCTCGACACGAGCGCCTCGATGTCCGCGGCCGCTCGAGGGCCGGCCGGCGAGGCGACGACGCGCATCGAGCTCGCGAAGCAGCTCGCCAGGGACCTCCTCTCCGGCCTCGCCCCGGGCAGCGACGCGCTGATCGTCGAGGCGGGGCGCGACGCGCGCCTCGTCGCGGCGCTCGATCGCGATCTCGTCCGGCTCAAGGCGGCGATCGACCCCATCGCGGCGCGCGACGTCGAGGGCGATCTCGGGGCCGCGGTGGCGCTCGGGATCGACCGGCTCCGCCAGCTCGGCGGCGCCCGCCGGGTCGTCGCGATCACCGACGGCAACCTCGCCCGCCCCGCCTCGCTGCGCGGCGCGTCGCTGCCGGTGGAGGTCATCACCGTGGGTGCTCCGGTCGACAACGCCGCCATCGTCCGCGTCGACGTGCGCTCCGGGAGCGCAGCCGTTGACGTGAGCGGCGCGAGCGGCGCGGACGGCGCGCGATCGGAGCAGCGCGAGGAGGTGCAGGCCTTCCTCGTGGTCGCGAACTTCGGGGCGCAGCCGCGCGACGTGTACGTGACGATGCGGCAGGACAACGCGTCGGACGTGCTCGGCTCGCGGCGGGTGCTGGTCAAGCCGGGCGAGCGCCTCCCGGTCGTCGTCACGTTCCGCCCGTCGCCCGGCGACTACCGCAAGGGGCTCGTCTTCGAGCTCTCGCCGCGCGACGCGATGCCGCTCGACGACGTCGCCTACGGGCGCGTGCCGGCCGGCGACAAGCTCCCGGTGTTCCTCGCGTCGGCCGGCACGGGCCAGGGCGGCGACGCCCAGGGCGCGCAGCCGGGAGCGCCCTCCGGCGGCTCCGTCTGGCTCGAGCGGGCGCTCGCGTCCGACCCGATGACCTCGGTGACCTCGGGCGCGCTCGCGGATCTGCTCGGGAAGCCCGGGCTCGATCCCGACACGTTCGTCGTGATCGACGGCGCGTGCCCGCCCGATCCTCCGGGGGGCGATCTGCTGATCGTGAACCCGCCGCCCGGGCGCTGCGCCGGCACGCTCGTCGGACAGACGCTCGAGCGCCCCACGCTCACGTCGTGGGACACGGCGGATCCGCGGCTGCGCTTCCTGACGCTGGACGGCGTGAACCTCCGCGTGGCCTCGTCCCTCAAGCCGGAAGCGGCGACGCAGGAGCTGATCCGCGCCCAGGAGGGCACGATCGCGACCGACATCTCCACCGCCTCGCGGACAGGCACGCTGCTCGGCTTCGACGTCGGCGAGAGCGACTGGCCGCTCAAGGCCTCCTTCGTGCTCTTCGTGCGCAACCTGATCGAGCAGGCGCGAGCCCACCGCGCCCACGGCATCACAGGCCCCGCGCGCACCGGCGAGCCGCTGCGCGTGAGCGTCCCCGCGACCGCGCGGGACCTCCAGGCCACCGGCCCTGCAGGCGAGCGGATCGAGGTAGCGCAGCGCGCAGGCGTCGCGGTGATCGCGGAGACGCCCCGCGCCGGCTTCTACCGCCTCGCCTGGCAGGGACCGCAGGCCGGGTCCGTCGTCGTGCCGGCGAACCTCACGAGCGTCGCCGAGAGCGATCTCACGCCGAGGCCGCTCGTCGCGGAGGGGGGCGGCGAGGTCGCCGTCTCCAGCGCGGCGGGACAGCCGGACGCCCACGTCGAGTGGACCTGGGTGCTGGCGCTGGCGGCGCTCGGCTTCGTGCTCTTCGACGTCTGGTATTTCACGCGCGTGCCACTACGGTCGTGA
- a CDS encoding FG-GAP repeat domain-containing protein — translation MLLALLAAACAGGEIGDGASGAGGGAGSTGGTRNPICEVGTSAGEVQAPEHRMVLPGQTSWYASPVVMDLDGDGQNELIAAYYSLFVFDSRGKEIDRAEVGEDRIYAPHVVADLEGDGAIDIVYGNGHQVFAFEWNDGLSLKAGWPVDTTTAGSAPEVRGLAAADLDGDGTIEVVATTTQTATTEDGGAQVFVFSADGSLYRPAGTAFAAWPRYNNQSGPGNDADRNGMGHSGFGCYGLNVGIGNIDDDPELEILATYDNHHIQAFDHDGVAIDAAPYFKNREESFAGKPLTWGQFIRWADPKVEGDHYHLHTGTWPHPSFAEWLQWTASPPNVVDLDGDGRNEVVGVPNVEMHEPYETQAYAVMVLEGAHGDGSRSAMRKPGWETLPRGERPLAIDGYYPPSGVPSPTTVNVQGDARPEIIVPMNDGYLYAFGPDASLLWRYNYMHGKSIMFATEATVADLNQDGSPEVLLATYGAPDVLDSGNLVILGANGAVLHDVPLPNPGSNGNGNGAPAAPAVGDLDGDGQLEVFVQTFEHGMDVFTIPGSAANCMLWPTSRGGPLRTGQPSR, via the coding sequence TTGCTCCTCGCGCTGCTCGCGGCAGCCTGCGCCGGGGGCGAGATCGGGGATGGCGCGAGCGGCGCCGGCGGCGGCGCGGGCAGCACGGGCGGCACGCGCAACCCGATCTGCGAGGTGGGCACGAGCGCCGGCGAGGTGCAGGCGCCCGAGCACCGGATGGTCCTGCCCGGGCAGACGAGCTGGTACGCGTCTCCTGTGGTGATGGACCTCGACGGCGACGGTCAGAACGAGCTCATCGCCGCTTACTATTCGCTCTTCGTCTTCGACTCGCGCGGGAAGGAGATCGATCGCGCCGAGGTCGGGGAGGACAGGATCTACGCGCCGCACGTGGTCGCCGACCTCGAGGGCGACGGCGCGATCGACATCGTTTATGGCAACGGTCATCAGGTGTTCGCATTCGAATGGAACGACGGGCTCTCGCTGAAAGCCGGGTGGCCGGTGGACACCACCACGGCCGGCAGCGCCCCCGAGGTGCGCGGGCTAGCCGCGGCGGATCTCGACGGCGACGGCACCATCGAGGTGGTGGCGACGACGACCCAGACCGCGACCACCGAGGACGGCGGCGCGCAGGTCTTCGTCTTCAGCGCGGATGGGTCGCTCTATCGCCCCGCAGGCACCGCCTTCGCGGCCTGGCCTCGGTACAACAACCAGAGCGGCCCGGGGAACGACGCCGATCGCAACGGTATGGGGCACTCGGGGTTCGGGTGTTATGGGCTCAACGTCGGCATCGGCAATATCGACGACGACCCGGAGCTGGAGATCCTGGCCACTTACGACAACCACCATATCCAGGCGTTCGACCACGACGGCGTGGCGATCGACGCCGCGCCATATTTCAAGAATCGCGAGGAGTCCTTCGCCGGCAAGCCGCTGACCTGGGGCCAGTTCATCCGCTGGGCGGACCCGAAGGTGGAGGGCGACCATTACCATCTCCATACCGGGACGTGGCCGCACCCCAGCTTCGCCGAGTGGCTGCAGTGGACCGCGTCGCCGCCGAACGTGGTCGATCTCGACGGGGACGGGCGGAACGAGGTCGTCGGCGTACCGAACGTCGAGATGCACGAGCCCTACGAGACGCAGGCGTATGCGGTGATGGTGCTCGAGGGCGCGCACGGCGACGGCAGCCGATCGGCGATGCGCAAACCCGGGTGGGAGACGCTGCCGCGGGGCGAGAGGCCGCTCGCGATCGACGGCTATTACCCGCCGAGCGGCGTGCCCTCGCCGACGACGGTGAACGTCCAGGGGGACGCGCGGCCCGAGATCATCGTCCCGATGAACGACGGCTACCTCTATGCGTTCGGCCCCGACGCGTCGCTCCTGTGGCGATACAACTACATGCACGGCAAATCGATCATGTTCGCGACCGAGGCCACCGTGGCCGACCTGAACCAGGACGGATCACCCGAGGTCTTGCTGGCGACCTATGGCGCTCCCGACGTGCTCGACTCGGGCAACCTCGTGATCCTCGGCGCGAACGGCGCGGTCCTGCACGACGTACCCCTGCCGAACCCCGGCAGCAACGGCAACGGCAACGGCGCGCCCGCCGCGCCGGCGGTGGGTGATCTCGACGGAGATGGCCAGCTCGAGGTCTTCGTGCAGACCTTCGAGCACGGGATGGATGTCTTCACGATCCCGGGTTCGGCGGCCAATTGCATGCTCTGGCCCACCTCGCGAGGCGGCCCGCTGCGCACGGGTCAGCCCTCGCGGTGA
- a CDS encoding serine/threonine-protein kinase, with protein MSRIETTDTWSGTDGGTWDLDEGFGEPARSAHYQDGDLVAGKYRLVRRIGEGAMGTVWVATHVALGSEVAIKLMRPELRSPELAEYFVREARAAGRLNHAEVVRIFDLGETAAGDPYLVMELIEGESLRSALSREAAMTPERAIALLLPVAGAMHAVHEKGVVHRDLKPDNVMLVRHGGGRLQPKIVDFGVAKLVSEREASNASASFEVFGTPDYMPPEQVLAVPDIDRRADVWSLCAMLYELLSGRPPFSSRNALDGLRAVLQDAVPSLVDTCGLDADLWAIVERGLRKEPSSRWSSMRELGEALAAWLRARGVREDARGVSLEGEWLPCEEPCVPAGNGATPRVSWVEERGRPSRRWSSRRRVHRGSRGRPHGEQTACP; from the coding sequence ATGTCGCGCATCGAGACCACGGACACCTGGAGCGGCACGGACGGCGGCACATGGGATCTCGATGAGGGGTTCGGTGAGCCCGCGCGCAGCGCGCACTACCAGGACGGGGATCTCGTCGCGGGCAAGTACCGGCTGGTCCGCAGGATCGGCGAGGGGGCGATGGGCACGGTCTGGGTCGCGACGCACGTGGCGCTCGGGTCGGAGGTCGCGATCAAGCTAATGCGGCCCGAGCTCCGGTCGCCGGAGCTCGCGGAGTACTTCGTCCGCGAGGCGCGCGCCGCGGGCCGGCTGAACCACGCGGAGGTCGTCCGGATCTTCGATCTCGGCGAGACCGCGGCGGGGGACCCCTACCTGGTGATGGAGCTCATCGAGGGCGAGTCGCTGAGGAGCGCGCTCTCGCGCGAGGCGGCGATGACGCCGGAGCGGGCGATCGCGCTGCTGCTCCCGGTCGCGGGCGCGATGCACGCGGTGCACGAGAAGGGGGTCGTCCACCGCGACCTCAAGCCGGACAACGTGATGCTGGTGCGCCACGGCGGCGGCCGGCTCCAGCCGAAGATCGTCGATTTCGGCGTCGCGAAGCTCGTCTCCGAGCGCGAGGCGAGCAACGCGTCGGCGAGCTTCGAGGTCTTCGGCACCCCGGATTACATGCCGCCGGAGCAGGTCCTCGCCGTCCCTGACATCGATCGCCGCGCCGATGTCTGGTCGCTCTGCGCGATGCTGTACGAGCTCCTGTCGGGCCGGCCCCCGTTCTCATCGAGGAACGCGCTGGACGGCCTGCGGGCGGTGCTGCAGGACGCGGTGCCGTCGCTCGTCGACACGTGCGGCCTCGACGCGGATCTCTGGGCGATCGTGGAGCGCGGGCTGCGGAAGGAGCCGTCGTCGCGCTGGTCGAGCATGCGCGAGCTCGGCGAGGCGCTCGCGGCGTGGCTCCGGGCGCGGGGCGTCCGGGAGGACGCGCGCGGCGTGTCGCTCGAGGGGGAGTGGCTTCCTTGCGAGGAGCCCTGTGTGCCTGCGGGCAACGGCGCGACGCCGCGCGTTTCCTGGGTGGAGGAGCGGGGCCGGCCGAGCCGCCGGTGGTCGTCGCGCCGCCGGGTGCACCGGGGGTCCCGGGGCCGGCCTCACGGCGAGCAGACGGCCTGCCCTTGA